A stretch of DNA from Juglans microcarpa x Juglans regia isolate MS1-56 chromosome 5D, Jm3101_v1.0, whole genome shotgun sequence:
atcagaacgatatttcaaacatttcatattcagaaaccaacttttcatattcaaagactcctttggcacaacatgactgaacatcttcatattatcatatcatatcagagcatcatatcaaaacagagaccatgtttaacccccgtggtaggattgtgcattCTGCGAAAAgtcaagtagaacataaatcaccatattATCAAAGCGATTACACTCAGAGCAAAGACAACTATTATATCCCGTAGTAGGGCCAAAGGTCACTGTTATatctcgtgacagggccagaggtcactattgtatcccgtgacagggtcagaggtcactattgtatctcgtgacagggccatatatcagaacaaaacaaaatcagaatcaccatatcaaaatcagaatcagagttGTTACAAAATCATAAAGTCATCAAAAGGTtttttagatgccacatcatatcaaaacagagtactaaaattcatatcatttcacattttccaaaaacagattcagaacatcttcacatcacatgcaaatttatcaaattttcatattcgctcaattttctcagttcaataacagaatgttaaagataagctcatgtctacactagtcatacCAGAAATaccttattcttatacagaatttcatgagtaatgcaaaacaaataattgaggtcgtttcaaatttcttttcataacaaaacatgtatatttttcaaaattgatctcagttcattttattttatgcacaaTCCAGTATAGAAATCTCGCTTACATGGACTTTTTAAATTCTTTGAATTTCCTCACAACAGTGCCaaacgaaaatcaatcgtcacctataaagtAGTCACGTACTTCTGTAAATTTTCAACCAAACACGTAACCtacttaaatatttaattaaaacatattttaacaTCTAAGTTTGAGAATACTAAACtaacatatttttcttaaaaatctaaaattctcgaaaccctaaaaaataatcttctctccaaaattattgaaatctaTTAAAAATCTCTAGCTAACACCAAGTCTGAATTATTCTCCACCTTCAAATACCTAAATTATCCGGTTTTCATCACAATCACATcctaaaaatattaatcttacgGTCAATACTTATTAGAAATGTATTTACGTAACATGTTATCTATGGGATTAAAATCGTAGACGTGCAATGAAGAGGCAAGGTGGACTTACTAGACCGTCATGCGACATGGTTTGTCGCTACGATTTTCAGCGAGGAACTGGCGGCTGCTTTCTGGAATTGCAGAACatgaagagtgagagagagagagagagagagagagagagagagtgagagagtgagtgagagtgagagtgagtgtgagtgtgtgtgtgtgtgtgtgtgatgagggagagagaaagagtgagagAAGGAGAGTAACGTGCGAGGGACTCACCTTGAGGGCAACGACGAAAAGGCAACAAGGTAGCTGGGAGCAGCAGCAGTGTCGTCTTTTACGACTGAGGCAAACGGCTTGGGCGGTGGCTTAAGGGCAGTGGGTTGGTTGAGTCAAGATTGCTCTGTTTCGGGGAGCAAAAACAAAGGTCCTTCGATAGTGGTGAAGTAGCGTCTTCCATCGTGCAGGGGGAATTGTCGTGTGGGTTGTGGCGTGGAAGAGCTTGGCAGTGGAACTGCCCTTCGGTGGTGGTTGTGAGGTTGGGGCAGGGTGGTTCCATGCGGTGGACATATGCGGGATTGGGCTTTCGTGGAGTGGCTCTCGGTAGGTGGGTCTCTTGCCGTGCGATCTGAGTGCTCGTGGTAGAGTTCGACCCCTGCtggccgtgggtggtgcacTGCAGAAGTGCACGGTACGAGGCGAAGGACGGTGTAGTTGTGGACGGCAATGTGGAGAGGCAGTTATGCGTGGGTTGCTGCAGTAGAGTATGGGTCAACAGTGAGTGGACTGACTGCTTGAGGAGGTGCATATGCGGTTTCGGGCTGCTTCTATGGTGGAAATAGGCATGAAGTAGGAAGAAAATGACAGTTACGTGAAGGAGGTgattcactaaaaaaaaaaaattaggctgCGGCAACTTCTTTTGGTAGAGAGAAAAACAAGTATTTATAGAGTTGATTGGAAAAAACCCTAGATGAGAACAAAAAGGAGGGTAACCGTGCATGAGAGACATGCATGGTATCAAACATGGAATGTGTCTGGCGTGGAAACTGGTTCCTGGCTTCATGTGCTTGGGTTTTGAGCGTAGATTGggcttttttttagttttgggcTTTCGATTCAACTTCTAAAATTAACTAACTTGTCCCACCAATCTTCAACCCATAAAAGGATTTcacctaataaaaaaatatttaatgattctAACCTAATTAGTaagccaaaagaaaatatattcgACATCCGTCACAAATAAAATTTCGGCTCGAAGGGGGTTTCAAAAAAAATGCTTGCTAATCTCAAGTGAGACTTTCATccatataaacccaaaaaaaaattagaaaacaactTGGTGTTGGACCTGGGTGTTACACATATGCACTGTTCCGCGCACAATAGTGCCTGCTGCACTGGCCACGTGTGCAACTCTGCTTTGTACAGAGCTTGTTGTGCTGGTCAGGTGGGCAATTCTGCACGCAGCAGCAGCCACACTGCATTGAGGTGCTCATTGCACCTCCAGGTATGTGACATTTTCAAGTACCTTTTTCAGTTAAAAGGTTCGGCTACGACACCAGCTGCCTCACGCAGCATTGCAGGCCACCTTGCGCTACTTCATATGACACTTTTGGAGCACTGTAGCTCCTTTGTCATGGCAATGTTGTTGTCTTGTGTGGCCTAACACCAATGTGCACCACCACTTCTCAGGTGgggaaaaacaaaacttttcttcatgcttgaaaaaagattttcatcatgcaaaaaaatatttcaataaacaaaatcacaatATGCACGTCAAATACAATCGGGAACAACCAATTTTGGCTCTAATAAtgatgttagaaatactagattaGAATACGTAGCGGAAACGATATTACCTCGTTGGTAAATCGTagatctagtgcggttgttctACAGATTCTCCAACATCATTGCTCGTCCACAATCTTCACATCGATGGTGGAATGTACTACATGGTAATACTAGAGTAACACTCACACGTTCTATAATCTAGATTTCGGGACTAGAGAGaatcatttgagagagagattttctatTTGTGATGCAAGTTGTTATCCAAAGGGGGAggggctatgtaaatagccccTCTAAGTGTAACCTCCGGCTAGCCATCAAGGGCCAACCATCAAAGCACATGGAGTCGTTTAAGAGCCGCTTCATAACCTCCAAGAAAAGGTGAAGGAGTTCCCACTATAGGTGCCTCTTTTTTACAATttcaatcaaattaattatatattcacgACTTGAGACCATCAGAGATGGCTCAGAGCCAACACGGAAAAATGATCAACGTGGAAAGATGAGATAACATTCACTTTGACACATATTTgtctaaaagaaaattctatacaccatactaccatctcactttcatcccactaagtatgatgtggtacatttatcaccattaaatgattatttattgcatatttttttatcatctaatggtgacgAATGTGCCACATATtacttaatatgatcaaaataagatgagagtgtaGTGTATAACATCACTTGGCTCTATTCCTAATTGGTCGCCCGTCGCCCAGGCAAAGGGCAGGTCTCTATGTACCGCACTCCATATCATGCCCAACATTTCTATAGAAGTTTTGTAAGCGGTAGCTTGCCGAGTAAAATAAATTGGCCACAATGGCCAGTGAACTAGCACCATGTGATTTAAAGAGAAGATAGtagtgaattaattaattaagcacgTACAAGTTTGCAACTTTCAAGCTAGCCCAGACATCCAGCAATTATCAGATGATCAATTGCCTAACCAACAGTTAATTAATCTTATCACccaaataaagatatatatagctTGTCCCTATCCTTTctgaatttgatttgtaattaacCTAGTCAGTCAGTCAGTCTCTTTAGTTTTGATTTGAACAATGACAACCTGGCCACTCCTATCCTCAACATGCATGATAAGTATTGAATCTTTTTTGAGACCTACTTGCCGGCCACCTGTTTTAAGGGGGACAGATTTCTTCAGGCTACAAGCTGCTCTTCAATtggtatttaaattttaacagtTCTACCATAAGTATAGGCCTTTAATCAAATTAGGCTGGAATAGCTTAGATGGACATTGGCGCCCATGATACAGTCActagaataatgatatatacaagtctaAAATATTCAAGTGTCACACAGgccttttattaaaaaaaaaaaaaaaagggtagacCTCCATCAtgaaaaaagtatgaaaaatctattttttctcattttttcattgtaagatttatttttttttacaaaagatttgtGCAAGGCTTGTGCATTTGGGAATTGTACTTAGCATTTCGCTAGTCACTAATAACGTGCCTCCGGAGTTCTGTAGTACTTCTGCATTGAACCAATAATTCCGTATAAATGTACAAATTAGGAAAGGATCGAAATACCAAGAAGCTAGCATTAAATCACTAATCAATCCAGATGTTACAACAATAACACAAGAACATGGgggcaaaagaaaagaagaaaatgcaaaagagggaccaatttaattaaatgatggCTTTCTAATTAAGACCATGCAGCTGAGACCATATATAGAAAAGGATTATTTGCCGAATCACGGTAGCCGTGAATTAACCTTATGAGATCACATACAGGAGTATTAGCTGAGTCAATTCCCATTCTCGCAAGGGGACCATTCACTTTGGCTGGAAAGGGGGTTAATCCTTGGGGTCTAATTCCCACTTGTCCAAACGATTCTTTGCCTTTTCAACCTGAAATGTTTGCATATTTCAGTACATATAAAATCACCCCCACTGTTTGCAAATTGAACAAATTGAATGATCAAAGAATGTTAGTTAGTTGAGATTAAGATGGCACAACAATAGTCCGCAgggaacaaataaataaaatattggcACTAGTAGTGATCTTGTCATTAATGATATAGTCTTCTCCGAATTTTTCCCTGATGTGCGTGTCATCATGATCACTTCAACCCAAGTTTCTTCAAGTTATCATCATGATTGCCAAGACTCAAGAGATCAGaaagatttaattatataaattagttttGGTAAGATGCAGCCAATCATGAACAAAGTATTGAATTTACCTCTTTCTTCCAATCTGTCCGAAATGTGACCCACAATAAGATGAGAGTCTGTATGAAAGTGCCTCCTATCATCCCAGACCATATTCCCTACACCAAAATACGTTTTGAGCAATttctattacatattatttaagttgaaaaactcaaaaggaaaagaaatcctTAATTCATGGTACTAATTAAGTCAGCATAAATAAGATCACAGTAGAAGATTTGGAAAATTTTACTGATAGTATATATCTCAAGCCAAAACAATGAATTAAGCCAATCATTTTCTTATGGATGTACAAATTGCaagaattatataattatatggaTTTAAAAACGAGTAAAAAACGTTAAAGATTActataaaaaaactgtttataATTTGTAACCAATTATTTctagtaaaaataattattttttttttaaaatgaatctatttttattataaatagttgttataattacaaataatccGTTAATAATATTTGGGTACCGGAGCTCCTAGATCGAATTTGAAGCCAAGAACTGCACCCAACGGGAGACCAATAATGTAGTAACATCCTACGTTCACGTACGCAACAAATGCTTGCCATCCACAACCGACAGCCACCCCTTAGAAAACAGACAAAACAAAATgccatttaatattatatcatattgtCCATTTTCTACAAAATTCTTTAACTAGCCCAGAACTAACACTAATAGATGGACCGTTAGGTTTATTTACTAGTTTCACTGATTGATGGTTATTAATTTACATATATCTTGATTAGTCTACTAGCAGTACTGACTTGACTGCTCCGAGGTTCTCCACTAAGGAACAGACAGATCAGAGAAGACACAGACTCATCACGCTAATTCACTGAAACGACAGGTTAATCTATACCAGTACGCTTTTTGCGTTGTTGGTTTACGTAGCATGCTAGCTAACAAAAGCTAGCGATCTCAAACTCTTATGATGAGATTgggaaatttataaataataataaaacaatttatgATGAGATTTGAAATTTCAGTTCATATAATGGCCATGCCGGTTCTTAGATGTACTTACGGTTACAGTTTCATTTTTCTGtcatttacttaatttttattattatatatctttttctggagaaaaataaactaattttgtGGTGGTCGATAAAGTTATTAAATACATGTAGGCCCAGTACTCGACTAGTACAATATCATTATTTTCCCTTCCAAGATTTAAATATCCGATTAAATAAGCTGGAAAATAATGGACAGACGATATTATATAAAACATCCTCGTTTGTCGTCATATTGGTTTGTCTTTTGtgcacacatgcatgcatgcttcttAGGTCgctaattttaaataattaaaattaacaaattaataatatatgacaATCACAATAAGGGATAAACAGTATTTTCGTCCATTATTATTTTCCTGTTTTGCCCCTGCTTTTATAAGGAAATTCCGTCCGCCCATGCAGGAAGGCAAGACTAGCTAATATAATAATTGAGCAGAATTAATATTCCAAGTGAAGATCAAAAGTAATACGTACCGGACAGAACGGGTTGGATTCCGTTGAGTACGATGGAGACGGCAAGGTAGGGGGAGAGTTCTGCGACTGCATCAGCTACAGTAGTACCACTGGTGAAAATATAGCTTATCACGTGCCGAAACACGAGCACTATGGTGGCGCAGATCACAGCTACGACGGAAGAGCTTAGAGTTACTATCAACACAGAAAAAGCTGCTGATTTCGGATGTCCGGCCCCTAGCTCATTGCTCACCCTCACACTGTTTTTGCACAAGTACTTTCACCAATATAATTAGATCACAAGCTAAAATACGAGATCCTGGCTCATGGTCATTTATgaagatggaaaatgataaacatgataCAATCATTTTACAATTCATTATGCAATTATACTTTAAATGGAGGGTgtgtttataaaataacttataatactaACATGTCTTTACATAActattatcatattttaaaacatgttgGTGAAAAGTGTTTGTAAGGAGGTTTTCCTCACATTGGCCCGTAAAACAAGCCCAGCCAATCCCAACAACCCTCCTCTAAAAAAGAGTTAGTGGGCCTCTACAGAGTATTCGGCTTATGAGCAAAACTCACCCACAAAGCAACCCACATGTGGAGAAAGCGGACAGTAGAGGCAGATGAGACTCGCCGCCCTAACATGGACTTGACACCTCTCCGATGACACCCTATCCTCAAGAACCTACGCAAGCAAGTGGGTTGAAAATATGGAAAATCCTTGATCTCTTGACAGCAGGCATTGAGGAACTTAACAGAGAATGTCTGCAGGATAAAGTGACTCTGGGAGCTATatcgcattaatggcaccactccCCGAACTctatgccgcattaatgacaaGAGTCGCGCCGCATTAAAAGATTCTGACTAAGCGAACAGTTGAAGTGACATAGACTCTCCGAATCCAAGTGTGAGTTGCCCTCACCTGAAAGCCTAGTATAAAAGTCAACTCCCAGATACGAAAAACTATCTCTGATTCCTCTAAACTCAAGCacaaattattaagaaaatatactaACTTTAGTATCAGATACTCTTCGGCCTCCACCAAGGCTCTTTTCGTATTTTTCTAAGTGTGCAGGTGAATTATACGTATATGATTAATCAACCAAGATAGGGATTGTGCACCAATTTATCAGGCCAGAACTTTAGAGGAAGTGTCAGACTCAACGAGATCAGAGACAAAAATGTTGGAAAAATGACGACAGAATCTCACTAAATTAACCCAAAAACTTAAGTTACTGTATATTGAGGTACGAAGCCAGTTGCGGCCGGTGCGAATAGCTTGCTTTTATTGACCAgtaatccatatatataatatatataaatatattatatatgtgtgtgtgcgaCTAATTAATACTTACTACTTGAGCATTCATAACAAATATTGGATCATCTCGAGGTGAcgttttttatcaaatttcaactataacaaatatgcgcacgaaataattaaagaaacgAGAAAAAGTACATATGATTGAAAGAAGTGTTTTtgttgattaaataaaatattgacaaaaaaataattatagatgaacagtaacttttcttattttgaaagttactgtacaaatctcaaaagtttttttcaaaaatagtcGGCTGGATGGAGAGGATGTTTTTTTAGGCAATGAGCTCCTAgctggatattgagatgagatgaattgagattaaaattaaaaagttaaataaaatattgttagaatataattttttaatataatttttattttaaaattttaaaaaattaaattatttattttattttatgtgaaaatttaaaaaaattataataattagatgaaatgagttgagagaaattacgaaaacaaacaaaatctaaaTCACCTAACTATTCATCCTCATAATCGTTCTTTCtagcaaaagtaaaaaaaataaaagagaagtgtGTATTAatgcatgatcatgatcagtttcTTTCGTAGAAAGAGACATGCTGAGTGGAATAATAACAAGACATGTACAACTAACCTCGCAGCCGCATTGAAACCCACTGAGATCATGTAAACCCATCCAGATATCGCCATGCTGCAATAtccatccaaataattaaccacGTACGTATTCTCGATCATCAACTATTCATTGCTAATTCAGAAACTGGCagtttttataattctattctcattattataatttttttaaattatcatataaaatataataaataatttaacttttttaaatctcaaaataataataatattttaataatattttattcaacttttaatttaatcGCAACTCATCCCATCAACTAATCTCAATATATTATCCAAACATCCCTAATTTGAggcaaaatatattataaaaatcctTGATGTTTACTGTACAAATAGTCCATAGATAAGTATAGgacctcaaataattaattaattgatagactATGTATTATGTACTTTTATCATTTAAAGTCATGtgagtttatgaatttactttaaTAAGATCTCTCCATGTAACAATTCTCTATAAACATTGTTAAACTACCATAAACGTTGTTAAataatacgttaaatctattttataataaaaataattttataattcaatatacCACGTGATCAGACTATGAAAacttatgagtttatttttgtaaaatatttttattgataaaacatttctcttatatatatatatatatcaccttGCAAAAATACTAGAGGTGCTGTAGAAATTAGCATTGAAGCCccgtttgaataataaaataaaatgagatattgattttagatgaaaatttaaagttaaaaatattgttaaaatattatttttttaatattattattgtttaagaatttaaaaaaattaaattatttattatattttatataaaaatttaaaaaaattgaaatgatgtAAAACCGTTTCTCGAAACGTGTCctaggataaaaaaaaatccgacGTGCGGATAAGGAGTACGTACAgctcatgaaaaacaaaaaaggaatgGTAGCAGAAGGAAGGGAACGGCAGAATAGGTAGAAAGTTCCAAGTTGACTGTTTGTTAACTTCTattatttttcccatttttcttctaaCACGTTACTTTCAATGAAATTCGTAGTgatctcaaatattatttttcgatCAGAAAAAATCAAAGCGACAAAAAACGATTGGGGAGCCGACTTTAGGACCACTAAAATTGGAATGGTTTTGCTAAGGTCTAACGTCGTGTGTTCGTCTTCGTATGGTATCCACTCAACAGTAGATCCACCAAGCACACAAGCCAAGATATTGATCAAGAAGTTAGTAAATCATCATGTGTACAGCTCCCAAGCACACAATCATTGCGATCAAGATTGAAGCAAATTAGTAGTACTAGTAAGGGCTTAATTTCGATCCTTACCAGATGGAGAGAGCGTCCAACGCAATCTCAGCATTTTTTAGCAACCCAGCAATCAACACTAGTATCTGATAGTACCAAGTCTCCAGGCAAAGCATGACTGCTGATGCTGTAGACAATTTCAAGAATTCCCAGAGCCCAGAGAAAGCCTGCATGCTGAATCCAGACCATGTGTATTTGCACCTCTCACTCGTCAAGATGTACACGAACTGTGCCACCACTATGATCCACCATGAAAAGCTTAACATCAGTGATGCGCCCAACAATCCCCAACCCAGTTTGTAAATAACGAGCCAACTCAATAATAGGTGTACTAAAAGCGTGGCCGCAGAGATGTACGAGCTAGGAGCCACTATACTCTGGGATTGGAGGAACTTTTGGATGGGAAAATTGGCAGCGTAGGCAAATATTTGTGGGATGAGGCCATAGACAAACACTGCAGCTGCGGATGCTATGCTTGTTGATTCACCTAGCAAGAGCAACAGGGGCTTGCTGAAGATGTAGATAAACATAACTAGGACCCCAGTCGACATGAGGAGGATCGTTGATCGCTGGAGATATACACCTAGCATTTCGTACTTGTGAGCACCATAAGCCTGGCCGCACAGTGTCTCCACAGCGCTTCCCATTCCAAGCTGCGCAGAGAAACGTcatgatatatacatacacacacatatatcttTTATCGAGAAACTTGGACGCTATAATTAATGTGGTAAACAAAATCTGGAACAAACCAGCTGATGGTGATTACCATGAGGCCGTAGGCGAATATTTGGATGCCATTGTTACCGAGAGAGGCCGCAGCAAGCTCAAGATTGCCGAGATGGCCGCAAAAGATTTGAGTGGACATTGAGGTCACGTTGTTGAGCAAGTAAACCACGACCGCAGGGGCTGCTAGTCGGAAGAGGGTGTTCAGTTCGAGCCATGTGGCGGATTGAAGGCGGCGGAAGTAGGGAAGGTGGGTGTTGGAGAGGACGTCTTCTAGTGCGGAACTCACTGGCTCTGGTGTTGCTTTTTTGGTTTGTAACATGGGTTGATGGATCTCATTG
This window harbors:
- the LOC121264192 gene encoding protein DETOXIFICATION 40-like isoform X1, whose translation is MQSTDNEIHQPMLQTKKATPEPVSSALEDVLSNTHLPYFRRLQSATWLELNTLFRLAAPAVVVYLLNNVTSMSTQIFCGHLGNLELAAASLGNNGIQIFAYGLMLGMGSAVETLCGQAYGAHKYEMLGVYLQRSTILLMSTGVLVMFIYIFSKPLLLLLGESTSIASAAAVFVYGLIPQIFAYAANFPIQKFLQSQSIVAPSSYISAATLLVHLLLSWLVIYKLGWGLLGASLMLSFSWWIIVVAQFVYILTSERCKYTWSGFSMQAFSGLWEFLKLSTASAVMLCLETWYYQILVLIAGLLKNAEIALDALSICMAISGWVYMISVGFNAAASVRVSNELGAGHPKSAAFSVLIVTLSSSVVAVICATIVLVFRHVISYIFTSGTTVADAVAELSPYLAVSIVLNGIQPVLSGVAVGCGWQAFVAYVNVGCYYIIGLPLGAVLGFKFDLGAPGIWSGMIGGTFIQTLILLWVTFRTDWKKEVEKAKNRLDKWELDPKD
- the LOC121264192 gene encoding protein DETOXIFICATION 40-like isoform X2; amino-acid sequence: MQSTDNEIHQPMLQTKKATPEPVSSALEDVLSNTHLPYFRRLQSATWLELNTLFRLAAPAVVVYLLNNVTSMSTQIFCGHLGNLELAAASLGNNGIQIFAYGLMLGMGSAVETLCGQAYGAHKYEMLGVYLQRSTILLMSTGVLVMFIYIFSKPLLLLLGESTSIASAAAVFVYGLIPQIFAYAANFPIQKFLQSQSIVAPSSYISAATLLVHLLLSWLVIYKLGWGLLGASLMLSFSWWIIVVAQFVYILTSERCKYTWSGFSMQAFSGLWEFLKLSTASAVMLCLETWYYQILVLIAGLLKNAEIALDALSICMAISGWVYMISVGFNAAASVRVSNELGAGHPKSAAFSVLIVTLSSSVVAVICATIVLVFRHVISYIFTSGTTVADAVAELSPYLAVSIVLNGIQPVLSGNMVWDDRRHFHTDSHLIVGHISDRLEERG